From one Culex quinquefasciatus strain JHB chromosome 3, VPISU_Cqui_1.0_pri_paternal, whole genome shotgun sequence genomic stretch:
- the LOC6051587 gene encoding general transcription factor IIF subunit 2 — MSKENSDTAAAAARVDKELDLSNAGRGVWLVKVPKYIANKWEKAPGNIEVGKLKISKQVGQKAQVSLTLSDAVINIDPAEEIPRDHRLDVSVVTKQTLGVFAHSVPASGAGSADPTPESEKLFMEGRIVQKLECRPYADNCYMKMKLESIRKASQPARQLKSLEKIVQTFKPVSDHKHNIEEKERKKAEGKKSRDDKNAVLDMLFNAFEKHQYYNIKDLVKITRQPISYLKEILKEVCDYNMKNPHKNMWELKKEYRHYKEDDKKDEDGKEGGMSDSDSD; from the coding sequence ATGTCCAAAGAAAATAGCGACACAGCTGCGGCCGCCGCCCGGGTTGACAAGGAGCTGGACCTGTCCAACGCAGGTCGCGGCGTTTGGCTCGTCAAGGTGCCCAAGTACATCGCCAACAAGTGGGAAAAGGCGCCCGGGAACATCGAGGTGGGCAAGCTGAAGATCTCCAAACAGGTCGGCCAGAAGGCACAGGTTTCGCTGACGCTGTCCGATGCCGTCATCAACATTGACCCCGCGGAGGAGATTCCGCGCGACCACCGGTTGGACGTTTCCGTCGTGACCAAGCAGACGCTCGGGGTGTTTGCGCACAGCGTGCCCGCGTCCGGTGCCGGCAGTGCCGACCCGACCCCCGAAAGCGAAAAGCTCTTCATGGAAGGACGGATCGTGCAGAAGCTCGAGTGCCGACCGTACGCGGACAATTGCTACATGAAGATGAAGCTGGAATCGATCCGGAAGGCGTCGCAACCGGCCCGGCAGCTCAAATCGCTCGAGAAGATCGTGCAGACGTTCAAGCCGGTGTCCGACCACAAGCACAACATCGAGGAGAAGGAGCGCAAGAAGGCCGAAGGTAAAAAGTCTCGCGACGACAAGAACGCCGTCCTGGATATGCTGTTCAACGCGTTCGAGAAGCACCAGTACTACAACATCAAGGACCTGGTCAAGATCACGCGGCAGCCGATCAGCTATCTGAAGGAGATTCTCAAAGAGGTCTGTGATTACAACATGAAGAACCCGCACAAAAACATGTGGGAGCTGAAGAAGGAGTACCGGCACTACAAGGAGGACGACAAAAAGGACGAGGACGGCAAGGAGGGCGGAATGTCCGACAGTGACAGTGACTGA
- the LOC6051586 gene encoding uncharacterized protein LOC6051586 — MGDSHPNSPFGDCPKGRPPIRSKKPAPALASEESETLSDVLMDTPSQSLHHSIAESSSHQDVDASIDGDDSRRSVEPDELEMDSPPQDKSTSRRSSSYTEPTTPQKESPKKQSKGATPGPEAESGNTSLLAIAGVVIVVLAAVAIAMLWLSKTPSFKPQHCDQFVTQLRPKYPTIDPMLWTTLNVSVNRALYRKPGEPSTFVFLYDSATVRQSLVEDIIGITSKCFDNTRPIRLTSADFETPDIAADYSAFLHRYKPQLEERGIMVVQDLDQVPAKAARALFTICDSYGPLVERAVIFFTIDISRRAEEDPDQSPTAIAEKLLQDQWRNGLKGDTLVPLLVRLTENVFKII, encoded by the exons ATGGGTGACTCACATCCGAACTCG CCATTTGGAGACTGTCCAAAAGGAAGACCACCTATACGATCGAAGAAACCGGCACCGGCACTAGCATCAGAGGAATCCGAAACTTTGTCTGATGTTTTGATGGATACGCCCAG tCAATCTCTGCACCACTCGATTGCGGAATCTTCGTCCCATCAGGATGTAGATGCCAGCATTGACGGAGACGACTCGAGACGGTCGGTAGAACCGGACGAGTTGGAGATGGACTCGCCTCCACAGGACAAATCAACGTCCAGAAGAAGCTCTAGCTACACGGAACCGACCACACCGCAAAAGGAAAGCCCCAAGAAACAGTCGAAAGGTGCCACTCCAGGACCGGAAGCTGAAAGTGGTAACACTTCGCTACTAGCGATTGCTGGAGTAGTTATAGTAGTATTAGCGGCGGTGGCAATTGCAATGCTTTGGCTGTCCAAAACACCCTCATTTAAACCCCAGCACTGTGACCAATTCGTGACGCAACTCCGTCCCAAGTATCCCACCATCGACCCGATGCTGTGGACCACGCTCAACGTCAGCGTCAACCGAGCGCTGTACAGAAAACCTGGCGAACCGTCCACATTTGTGTTCCTGTACGATTCCGCCACGGTCCGCCAGAGTCTCGTCGAGGACATCATCGGCATCACGTCCAAGTGCTTCGACAACACCCGACCGATCCGGCTGACCAGCGCAGACTTTGAGACGCCCGATATTGCCGCCGATTACAGCGCGTTCCTGCACCGGTACAAGCCGCAGCTGGAAGAGCGCGGCATTATGGTGGTGCAAGACTTGGACCAGGTTCCGGCGAAGGCTGCCCGGGCTCTGTTCACGATCTGCGACTCGTACGGGCCGCTGGTCGAGCGAGCGGTCATCTTCTTCACGATTGATATCTCGCGACGTGCGGAGGAGGATCCGGATCAGTCACCGACGGCGATAGCGGAAAAGTTACTGCAAGACCAGTGGCGCAACGGGCTGAAAGGGGACACGCTGGTGCCGCTGCTGGTGCGATTGACGGAGaatgtgtttaaaattatttga